The DNA window TCAGAAAATGATTACTTCGGCTCGCGAACACGCCGACTCAGCGTGGGCTGTCGCAAAGCCGATTGTCGAAAAGGAAGCCCGCGAAGGCCGGCCCTATGTGCCTTGGGCGTCACGTCCCGATGATCTGGTGAAAGCTACAATCCCGGCATTCCCCGGAGCGGAAGGCGGAGGCATGTACACTCCCGGTGGACGCGGAGGCAAAGTCATCACTGTCACAAATCTCAACGACAGCGGCCCCGGCTCATTCCGTGAGGCTTGTGAAACCGGCGGCGCACGCATCATTGTCTTCAATGTGGCAGGTGTCATAAACCTCAAGACTCCACTCTACGTGCGTGCCCCCTATGTCACAATTGCCGGACAGACCGCACCGGGCGATGGTATCTGCATCGCAGGCGAGTCATTCCAAGTCGACACACATGACGTGATTGTACGTCACATGCGTTTCCGCCGAGGTGACACACGTGTGCATAACCGCGAAGACTCTTTCGGAGGAAACCCAGTCGGAAATATCATGATCGACCACTGCTCGGCCGAATGGGGTCTTGATGAAAACATTTCGTTCTACCGTCACATGTACGACCCAAGCGAAGGCCAGTATAAGACAACCGAACTGAAACTCCCCACCGTCAATGTCACCATTCAGAACACTATTTCTGCAAAGGCTCTTGACACCTACAACCACGCTTTCGGCTCGACACTCGGAGGTGAAAACTGTATGTTTACCCGCAACCTCTGGGCAAGCAACTCTGGCCGTAACCCGTCAATCGGCTGGAACGGTGTGTTTAACTTCGTAAACAACGTTGTCTATAACTGGGTACACCGTTCATCGGACGGCGGCGACTACACAGCGAAGTTCAACATGATCAACAACTACTACAAACCCGGTCCTGCGACTCCGAAAGAAGGCAACATCGGTCATCGAATCCTCAAGCCCGAAGCCGGCAGAAGCAAACTTGACCACAAGGTATATGGCCGCGTATATGCCGAAGGCAACATCATGGAGGGCTATCCCGAAATCTCTGCCGACAACTGGGCAGGAGGTATCCAGATCGAAACTGACCCGAACACAGGAGAATTTACCGATTATATGCGTGCAAAGACTCCGTTTGAGATGCCTTACGTCCGCGTCACTTCTGCCGAGGATGCCTATGACTTCATACTGAAGAACGTCGGCGCTACAATCCCGACACGCGACATCATTGACGAACGCATCATCGAGGAAGTCCGCACAGGTGTCCCCTACTACGACAAGAAACTTGCCAAGAATTACAACGGTGACACTTCGGGACTCGCTGAA is part of the Duncaniella dubosii genome and encodes:
- a CDS encoding polysaccharide lyase, whose protein sequence is MNRQLTMWTVAAMMAIPSAMMAQYPQLTPEAKEYYQKMITSAREHADSAWAVAKPIVEKEAREGRPYVPWASRPDDLVKATIPAFPGAEGGGMYTPGGRGGKVITVTNLNDSGPGSFREACETGGARIIVFNVAGVINLKTPLYVRAPYVTIAGQTAPGDGICIAGESFQVDTHDVIVRHMRFRRGDTRVHNREDSFGGNPVGNIMIDHCSAEWGLDENISFYRHMYDPSEGQYKTTELKLPTVNVTIQNTISAKALDTYNHAFGSTLGGENCMFTRNLWASNSGRNPSIGWNGVFNFVNNVVYNWVHRSSDGGDYTAKFNMINNYYKPGPATPKEGNIGHRILKPEAGRSKLDHKVYGRVYAEGNIMEGYPEISADNWAGGIQIETDPNTGEFTDYMRAKTPFEMPYVRVTSAEDAYDFILKNVGATIPTRDIIDERIIEEVRTGVPYYDKKLAKNYNGDTSGLAEKSRAEDGSFKYRRLPKDSYKVGIITDPMQMGGYPEYKGTPYVDSDNDGMPDEWEIANGLNPHDPSDANGDITGDGYTNIEKYINGISTKTYIDWKDLRNNYDTLAAKGKLM